One Micromonas commoda chromosome 5, complete sequence genomic window, cgcgtcgtggacgaaTTCCGAGATCCCCGGTCGCCTGTGCGTGTTCCTCGCGTGCCTCACCAGCTCGCGGCCCCGGAGGAACTCGTGTACGGAGCCACGGCGATGGAtgggttcgcgcgcgccgggcaacgccgcgacgtggtGTTGACTCGCCGCACGACTGTTCCACATGAGTTCGTGGCACATcagctcgtcgtcatcccctGGCCCGACGCGGTGTCCGCCCATGGGCGAGCACAAACCCGCTCCCTCGGATTCCAAATCCCGAGTTGACGGCGAGGACATCCCGCCCGTCTCCGTCTCCATCCACAGCCGATCTTTTGTCGGTGTCGACATCCCCATGATTGCCATCCTATCTTCCCCCCCACTACGCAGAGTACGCGCGCGGAATAACCCGGACGCGCCTCTTGTTGTAACGGCGAGCGCTGGGTCACCCGCCTCTTTCACGCGATTGGGGTGCCCTTCTGTCGAAAGCAACTTTCAAATCCAGTTTGGCGCCAATCCGAGCTTGCCAATCCGCGTTGTGGCGCTGGTCGAGTGGTACGAAGCCGTGCCCGGACCGAAAGTGGGGGGAATAGTCTGAGGACACTTTTGGCAACACGCCGCGGGTGCTGGCCACCACGGGACCACAGCACCCAGCGCTAGGCACCAGATCGAGAGCCGCCTTCGATAGGGGTCGTGCGTAGAGAGACGGGCgtgagctcggcgcgaaccccgATAACCCCCGCGAACGGGTCCAGCGGCCGCTCGCACAGCTCCGAGATAAAATCGCCCCACACGAGAATCGGCCAAAAACCCGAAGCACTAACAACCGGGGGAGATGACGGGTGAGACGACCCCAGAGCGCAAGGTCGGCGCAAAGACCGCCGAGGATCTGTTGCTCAAATACAACCTTCCCCCCggttcggacgacgaggccatcCAGCGGgtgctcgcgaggctcggggACCTGCCCGTATCCGCCGAGAAGGGCACCGCGCCCAAGGGCTCGCAGAAGTCGCCAAAGTCCAAAGCCGGGTCGAAGCCGGTGTTCAGGCCCGCGGGAGGGACGCCGAAGACGAGGGTGGCGTGGAGCGCGTCAGCTAATAAGAAACCCGGCACTCTGGACGCGCTCAGGGagtacgacgaggacgaggagaaccCGAACATGActgccgaggagcgcgcgaggaagATGGTCgcagccgcggtggaggagaagCTGAGAGCGGGCGAGTCCGCCAACAAGGTGGGACTCACCCCAAAGGAGCGCTTGGGACCCATGGGCGTGCTCAAGGAGGAGGTCACCAACGCCAACGCCCGGGCTCGGCGCCTCGAGACCGCGCTGCAGCGGAGGGACCAGGAGGTTGAGGAGCTGAAGGCGCGGGTCAACCAGCTCGCTCGGGAGCgatcggcgctcgcgaccctTAAGACTCGGCAGCTGGCCAACTCCGCCGAGGTGaccgagacggcggcggcggtggccaaaCGCCTGACCGACTCCCCGGACCCCAACGAGCGCCCGAGAACTCCCAAGAACTCGGCCGGCCAGCCGCTGAGCCTCAAGACCCGCTGGCACGCGCTCGAGAtggaggcgcggcggggcgacaAGCGCCTGTTGCTGCTGCTGAGGTCGTACAAGCATATGGAGACGGAGTGTGCGGATTACCAGCGGATGATGGAAACCGCGAGGCAGGGAGAGGAGTTCGCGAGGAACGAGCTGAGGGCGACGAAGGATGCGTTGGAGGATGTCTCCAAGAattacgccgccgccgaggagttGCTCAACGAGGCGCAGGAGAGGGAGGACAAGCTTGGCGAGAAACTGAAGAATGAGCGCGAGCAGAGGAAGCAGCTGGCGGCTGAGC contains:
- a CDS encoding predicted protein, with protein sequence MTAEERARKMVAAAVEEKLRAGESANKVGLTPKERLGPMGVLKEEVTNANARARRLETALQRRDQEVEELKARVNQLARERSALATLKTRQLANSAEVTETAAAVAKRLTDSPDPNERPRTPKNSAGQPLSLKTRWHALEMEARRGDKRLLLLLRSYKHMETECADYQRMMETARQGEEFARNELRATKDALEDVSKNYAAAEELLNEAQEREDKLGEKLKNEREQRKQLAAELRILRAEKEQNDEEFKRFKDRKNELLERTVKRDHQIDKINKKLSETAAERDAERKERRKLEEEILRVEQRMSTLRRRNKSLEVGNQRSRDEEVEELRASVSRLSMECQIKEEECQMLAGMVSKGGAHSVMKSGGSVSRGGVASVARASAPARGSPLGLGPGAGLAPRSRARTSAPEALKNGDALYEEFASALR